In Sporichthyaceae bacterium, one DNA window encodes the following:
- a CDS encoding OB-fold domain-containing protein — MSRIPAVDYLVLEPEPHLVARVCTACGAEYFDRRNGCAKCFNTDFESRALGTEGTITAFTVVHRAAPGLPAPYTSVVVDLDGGGSVKANLLGMSDPAAVIASTKVRLTTFVAGTDDDGVEAVAFAFEPMQLNGHSGGAA; from the coding sequence ATGTCTCGCATCCCGGCGGTCGACTACCTGGTGCTGGAGCCGGAGCCGCACCTGGTGGCCAGGGTCTGCACCGCGTGTGGGGCGGAGTACTTCGACCGGCGCAACGGCTGTGCGAAGTGTTTCAACACCGATTTCGAGTCGCGTGCGCTGGGCACCGAGGGCACCATCACCGCGTTCACCGTGGTGCACCGCGCCGCCCCCGGCCTGCCCGCGCCGTACACCTCGGTGGTGGTGGACCTGGACGGCGGCGGGTCGGTGAAGGCCAACCTGCTGGGTATGAGCGACCCCGCGGCGGTGATCGCCTCGACCAAGGTGCGGCTGACCACGTTTGTGGCCGGCACGGACGACGACGGCGTGGAAGCGGTTGCCTTCGCCTTCGAGCCCATGCAACTCAATGGACACAGTGGTGGTGCGGCATGA
- a CDS encoding MaoC/PaaZ C-terminal domain-containing protein has protein sequence MPLDPAAVGTVGEARPIRWSGRDCALYALGVGAGTDELAFTTDNTRDVAQRMLPTMPVVLGTDPSVLKAAGSVDWTKLAHASQAVELLGPLPVKGAATTRTRIAEMWDKGTAALVALETEATDETGRALFRTRTALFIGGAGGWGGERGPSSADEPPQGKPDETVTYVTRPEQALLYRLTGDRNPLHSDPAYAQRAGFDRPILHGLCTYGFAGRAVLHAAAGSDPDRLTAMSARFAAPVHPGDTLHIDLWGVGPEVRFVARTDAGTVVLSDGRATIGR, from the coding sequence GTGCCGCTCGATCCCGCTGCCGTCGGAACCGTCGGCGAAGCCCGTCCGATCCGTTGGTCGGGGCGCGATTGCGCGCTGTACGCGCTCGGCGTGGGCGCCGGCACCGATGAACTCGCCTTCACCACCGATAACACCCGCGACGTCGCGCAGCGCATGCTGCCGACCATGCCGGTGGTGCTCGGCACGGATCCCTCGGTGCTCAAGGCCGCCGGCAGCGTCGACTGGACCAAGCTGGCGCACGCCTCGCAGGCGGTCGAGCTGCTCGGCCCGCTCCCGGTAAAGGGCGCGGCCACCACGCGCACCCGGATCGCAGAGATGTGGGACAAGGGCACGGCGGCGCTGGTGGCGCTGGAGACCGAGGCCACGGATGAGACCGGGCGAGCGCTGTTCCGCACCCGCACGGCGCTGTTTATCGGCGGCGCCGGTGGCTGGGGCGGTGAGCGCGGTCCGTCTTCCGCCGACGAGCCGCCGCAGGGCAAGCCCGACGAGACCGTGACCTACGTGACCCGACCGGAGCAAGCGTTGCTGTATCGGCTCACCGGCGACCGCAACCCGCTGCACTCCGACCCGGCCTATGCGCAGCGCGCGGGCTTCGATCGGCCGATCCTGCACGGGTTGTGCACCTACGGCTTCGCCGGCCGCGCGGTGCTGCATGCCGCCGCTGGATCCGACCCGGACCGATTGACCGCGATGTCCGCGAGGTTCGCCGCCCCGGTCCACCCCGGCGACACCCTGCACATCGACCTGTGGGGCGTCGGTCCGGAGGTCCGGTTCGTCGCGCGCACCGACGCGGGCACCGTGGTGCTGTCCGACGGACGGGCCACCATCGGGCGCTGA